The Penaeus chinensis breed Huanghai No. 1 chromosome 39, ASM1920278v2, whole genome shotgun sequence genome has a segment encoding these proteins:
- the LOC125046552 gene encoding craniofacial development protein 2-like has protein sequence MRRKIKYGDQARAFPAGDAGGDRPNPPKCGRWLPYTERIRLKKQAQRRKRREGQRTTRKLRVGTLNVGTMTGRGREVVDMMERRKINILFVQETKWKGEKAREMGNGYKMYYVGHEAKRNGVGIVLDPEMKEGVLQVHRKSDRVMWVKMELVKEVVNIVCAYAPQVGCDAEEKEHFWKTMGEVMLEIPGTEKVWIGADLNGHIGGGVDGYGSNIGKFRFGTQNKEGDKILEFVAANNLAITNTFFQKSDSRRITYTSGGVNSQVDYIICRRSEQKRVQGCKVMPGEAVAKQHKVVTCTATVKGEKTKKRERTSKTRCWKLN, from the coding sequence ATGCGGAGAAAAATCAAGTATGGCGACCAAGCTAGGGCGTTCCCCGCAGGCGACGCGGGGGGTGATCGCCCTAACCCTCCGAAATGTGGACGATGGTTACCGTATACAGAGCGGATACGGCTAAAGAAGCAAGCTcaaagacggaagaggagagagggacaaaggacCACCAGGAAACTAAGGGTTGGCACACTGAACGTGGGCACAAtgactggaagaggaagagaagtcgtGGATatgatggaaaggagaaaaatcaaCATCCTGTTCGTACAAGAAACaaagtggaaaggggaaaaagccaGAGAAATGGGAAATGGGTACAAAATGTACTATGTAGGGCACGAGGCAAAGAGAAATGGAGTCGGGATAGTGCTGGATCCAGAAATGAAGGAAGGTGTACTACAGGTACATAGAAAGTCGGACAGGGTTATGTGGGTGAAGATGGAACTTGTGAAGGAGGTCGTCAACATTGTATGTGCATACGCCCCACAGGTAGGGTGTGATGCAGAGGAAAAGGAACATTTCTGGAAGACTATGGGAGAAGTCATGCTAGAGATCCCAGGGACGGAGAAAGTCTGGATAGGAGCAGACCTTAATGGTCatataggaggaggagtggatgggTATGGAAGCAACATCGGAAAGTTTCGATTTGGAACACAGAACAAAGAGGGGGACAAAATTCTGGAATTTGTGGCGGCAAACAATCTTGCGATCACAAACACCTTCTTCCAGAAAAGCGACTCCAGAAGGATCACCTATACCAGTGGCGGTGTGAACTCCCAAGTGGACTACATCATCTGCAGAAGGAGTGAGCAAAAAAGGGTACAAGGCTGCAAGGTAATGCCGGGAGAAGCCGTAGCGAAACAACACAAAGTAGTCACCTGCACAGCAACAGtcaagggagagaaaacgaagaagagagaaaggacaagcaAGACACGATGCTGGAAACTGAATTAG